In one window of Rhizobium sp. ACO-34A DNA:
- a CDS encoding pyrroloquinoline quinone biosynthesis protein PqqE produces the protein MNEHSSPARFVTQRPAPPIAMLAELTHRCPLACPYCSNPLELTRASEELSTAEWIEVFRQAAGLGVLHLHLSGGEPASRRDLVDLTRSAAGFGLYTNLITSGIGLTEARITELADAGLDHLQLSLQGATPEKADVVGGYAGGYARKIAVAGWTRNVGIPLTVNAVCHKQNMHELEAMVALAIELGARRIEIATVQFHGWAERNRQALMPTHAQVEAANAFVAEARRRHEGVLVIDYVPADHHSSYPKACMGGWGSSGLNVTPSGRVLPCHAAETIKGLTFDNVRERGLADIWYEGSAFNAFRGDDWMREPCRSCARKHIDHGGCRCQAMALAGDARATDPVCMHSPLHAALAAAAEEDGLAEPPAFVYRGRQAPVSTS, from the coding sequence CGCCAATCGCGATGCTGGCGGAACTGACCCATCGCTGCCCGCTCGCCTGTCCCTATTGTTCCAACCCTCTCGAACTTACCCGCGCCTCGGAGGAACTGTCGACCGCCGAGTGGATCGAAGTTTTTAGGCAGGCCGCCGGTCTCGGCGTGCTGCATCTGCATCTTTCCGGCGGCGAACCCGCTTCGCGCCGGGACCTTGTCGATCTGACGCGCTCGGCAGCCGGTTTCGGCCTTTACACCAACCTCATCACATCAGGCATCGGGCTGACCGAAGCGCGCATTACCGAACTTGCCGATGCCGGTCTCGACCACCTGCAGCTTTCGCTGCAGGGCGCGACGCCGGAAAAGGCCGATGTCGTCGGCGGTTATGCGGGCGGCTATGCGCGCAAGATCGCCGTTGCCGGCTGGACGCGAAACGTGGGCATTCCGCTCACCGTCAATGCCGTCTGCCACAAGCAGAACATGCACGAACTGGAAGCCATGGTGGCGCTCGCCATCGAACTCGGCGCGCGCCGCATCGAGATCGCCACCGTGCAGTTCCACGGCTGGGCCGAACGCAACCGGCAGGCCCTTATGCCGACCCATGCGCAGGTGGAGGCCGCGAACGCCTTCGTGGCGGAAGCCCGACGGCGGCATGAAGGCGTACTGGTGATCGACTATGTACCGGCCGACCATCATTCCAGTTATCCGAAAGCCTGCATGGGCGGCTGGGGATCGAGCGGGCTGAACGTCACGCCATCGGGCCGGGTTCTTCCCTGCCATGCGGCGGAAACGATCAAGGGACTGACCTTCGACAACGTGCGGGAACGCGGGCTTGCCGACATCTGGTACGAGGGGAGCGCCTTCAACGCCTTTCGCGGCGACGACTGGATGCGGGAGCCCTGCCGAAGCTGCGCCCGCAAGCACATCGACCACGGCGGCTGTCGCTGTCAGGCCATGGCGCTTGCCGGAGATGCGCGCGCGACCGACCCCGTCTGCATGCATTCGCCGCTTCACGCAGCCCTTGCGGCGGCGGCAGAAGAGGATGGCCTCGCGGAACCTCCCGCCTTCGTCTATCGGGGACGGCAGGCTCCCGTTTCGACATCTTGA
- a CDS encoding XRE family transcriptional regulator — translation MASQARSLPEAMASPDTGEILRRDVRPFDVHYKGETVTVDLPGYYPEGSGDGVHIGDDMAPVDEALRSLKEKIDGIPSPVTIRRLRKKLKLSQREAGTLLKVGESAFDKYERGLVEPSGPTSQLLRLLDRHPELADELR, via the coding sequence ATGGCATCTCAGGCCCGTTCCCTGCCGGAGGCAATGGCATCCCCTGATACCGGCGAAATCCTGCGCCGGGATGTGCGTCCATTCGATGTGCATTACAAGGGCGAGACAGTCACCGTCGATCTTCCCGGCTACTACCCTGAAGGCAGCGGCGATGGCGTTCACATAGGAGACGACATGGCTCCGGTCGATGAGGCATTGCGCAGCCTCAAGGAAAAAATCGACGGCATTCCCTCTCCGGTGACGATCCGCAGGCTTCGCAAGAAGCTGAAGCTGTCGCAGCGAGAAGCTGGAACGCTGCTGAAAGTCGGGGAAAGCGCATTCGACAAATACGAGCGCGGGCTGGTCGAACCGAGCGGCCCGACAAGCCAGTTGCTACGCCTGCTCGACCGCCATCCGGAGCTTGCCGACGAACTGCGTTGA
- a CDS encoding pyridine nucleotide-disulfide oxidoreductase gives MAHVVVLGAGLGGTIMAYELREALSREDRVSIVGKGSKYSFVPSNPWVAVGWRDKESIEVDLEPACRKRNIALHPQGAKRLHAADNRIELSDGSFIGYDYLVIATGPELAFDEIPGFGPEANSHSVCHIDHALDARAAFERLRTKPGPVVIGAVQGASCFGPAYEFAFILEKALRDAKVRDRVPMTFVTSEPYIGHLGLDGVGDTKSLLESALRSKHIKWITNAKVTEVGPDKVTVQEINDDGSVKVVHDVPSNYTMMLPAFRGVEAVREIEGLTNPRGFILVDRHQQNDRYPNIFAVGVCVAIAPTGKTPVPVGVPKTGFMIESMVTATAKNISALTRGDKPKAQSTWNAVCLADFGDSGIAFVAQPQIPPRNTNWSSQGKWVHAAKIGFEKYFLHKIKSGQAEPFYEKLALQVLGIDKVKAVTFDQE, from the coding sequence ATGGCGCATGTCGTCGTACTCGGTGCCGGTCTGGGCGGCACCATCATGGCCTATGAACTAAGGGAGGCGCTATCGCGCGAAGACAGGGTCTCGATTGTCGGCAAGGGGTCGAAATATTCCTTTGTGCCGTCAAATCCGTGGGTTGCCGTCGGCTGGAGAGACAAGGAAAGCATCGAGGTCGACCTCGAACCCGCATGCCGAAAACGCAACATCGCACTGCATCCGCAAGGCGCCAAGCGGTTGCACGCGGCCGATAACCGCATCGAACTCTCGGACGGCAGCTTCATCGGCTACGACTATCTCGTGATCGCCACGGGGCCGGAACTGGCTTTCGACGAAATTCCGGGTTTCGGCCCTGAGGCGAACAGCCACTCGGTCTGCCATATCGACCATGCGCTGGACGCCCGTGCGGCGTTTGAAAGGCTTCGGACGAAGCCCGGCCCGGTGGTGATAGGTGCCGTCCAAGGGGCTTCATGCTTCGGTCCGGCCTACGAATTCGCCTTCATCCTGGAAAAGGCGTTGCGGGACGCGAAGGTCCGGGATCGCGTGCCGATGACATTCGTGACGTCGGAACCCTATATCGGCCATCTCGGCCTCGATGGCGTCGGGGACACCAAGAGCCTCCTGGAAAGCGCATTGCGCTCCAAACACATCAAATGGATCACCAATGCCAAGGTGACCGAGGTCGGTCCCGATAAGGTCACGGTCCAGGAGATAAACGACGACGGCTCCGTCAAGGTCGTGCATGACGTGCCGTCCAACTACACCATGATGCTGCCGGCCTTTCGCGGGGTAGAGGCCGTGCGCGAGATCGAAGGGCTCACCAATCCGCGCGGCTTCATTCTGGTCGATCGGCATCAGCAGAACGACCGCTATCCGAATATCTTCGCCGTCGGCGTCTGTGTCGCAATCGCCCCCACCGGCAAGACACCCGTTCCCGTCGGCGTTCCGAAGACGGGATTCATGATCGAGAGCATGGTGACAGCAACGGCGAAGAATATTTCCGCGCTGACGCGCGGCGACAAACCAAAGGCCCAGAGTACATGGAACGCGGTATGCCTTGCCGACTTCGGCGATAGCGGGATCGCATTCGTCGCGCAGCCGCAAATTCCGCCGCGCAACACCAACTGGTCATCCCAGGGGAAATGGGTCCACGCCGCGAAGATCGGTTTCGAGAAGTATTTTCTGCACAAGATCAAGAGCGGCCAAGCCGAGCCCTTCTATGAAAAGCTCGCGTTACAGGTGCTTGGCATAGACAAGGTGAAGGCCGTCACGTTCGATCAGGAATGA
- a CDS encoding sorbosone dehydrogenase: protein MSAIFARIVAMIGAAMILMRRFGQSPEKPAIGGAPIIPEAKAQRIPTLKMPTARGWIDGHTPTAAPGLKVNAFAKELKHPRWIHVLPNGDVLTAEALGVNGGRIRSPFDYAMYSTMKRAAAVGDSPNRITLLRDADGDGVAEERHTFMEGLNHPFGMAMLHGTFYVGNTDGVVAYPYSEGATRIAAQGRRLADFKPAGHWTRSILASQDGKKLYVGVGSLSNIADEGFEAEEGRACIYELDLETGRNRIFAGGLRNPVGLAFEPTTGDLWTVVNERDGLGDETPPDYLTSVKDGGFYGWPYCYWGQTVDDRVLQNPGLVASAIRPDYALGGHTASLGLCWLPAGTLPGFPDGMVIGQHGSWNRSTLAGYKVIFVPFENGKPSGPPRDILTDFLAPDEKHSYGRPVGVTIGPDGSLLVADDVGDVIWRVTGA from the coding sequence ATGTCGGCAATATTTGCGCGCATCGTCGCCATGATCGGCGCGGCGATGATCCTGATGCGGCGCTTCGGACAGAGCCCGGAAAAGCCGGCGATCGGCGGCGCACCGATCATTCCCGAGGCCAAGGCCCAGCGCATTCCAACGCTGAAAATGCCGACGGCCCGCGGCTGGATCGACGGCCACACGCCGACGGCAGCCCCCGGCCTGAAGGTCAACGCCTTCGCCAAGGAGCTGAAACATCCGCGCTGGATCCATGTCCTGCCCAATGGCGACGTGCTGACGGCAGAGGCGCTCGGCGTCAATGGTGGCCGCATCAGGTCACCCTTCGACTATGCCATGTATTCGACCATGAAGCGTGCGGCGGCCGTCGGTGACAGCCCGAACCGCATCACATTGCTGCGCGACGCCGATGGCGACGGCGTGGCCGAGGAGCGCCATACCTTCATGGAAGGGCTCAACCACCCCTTCGGCATGGCGATGCTGCATGGCACCTTCTATGTCGGCAACACCGATGGCGTGGTCGCTTACCCCTATAGCGAGGGAGCAACCCGCATTGCCGCGCAGGGCCGTAGGCTCGCCGACTTCAAGCCGGCGGGACACTGGACCCGCAGCATTCTTGCAAGCCAGGACGGCAAGAAGCTCTATGTCGGCGTCGGTTCGCTGAGCAACATCGCCGACGAAGGCTTCGAGGCGGAGGAAGGCCGGGCCTGCATCTACGAACTGGACCTGGAGACGGGACGGAACCGGATTTTCGCCGGTGGCCTGCGCAATCCGGTCGGCCTTGCCTTCGAACCGACCACCGGCGACCTGTGGACCGTGGTCAACGAACGCGACGGCCTCGGCGACGAAACGCCGCCCGACTACCTGACATCGGTGAAGGATGGCGGCTTTTACGGCTGGCCCTATTGCTACTGGGGCCAGACGGTGGACGACCGCGTGTTGCAGAATCCGGGGCTGGTCGCCAGCGCCATCCGGCCGGATTATGCGCTTGGCGGCCACACCGCCTCGCTCGGTCTCTGCTGGCTTCCGGCCGGCACCCTGCCCGGCTTCCCCGACGGCATGGTGATCGGCCAGCACGGTTCGTGGAACCGCTCGACGCTTGCCGGATACAAGGTGATCTTCGTGCCCTTCGAGAACGGCAAGCCTTCCGGCCCGCCGCGGGATATCCTCACCGACTTCCTCGCTCCCGACGAAAAGCATTCCTACGGTCGCCCTGTCGGTGTCACCATCGGCCCGGATGGCTCTCTGCTTGTCGCCGACGATGTGGGCGATGTGATCTGGCGCGTGACGGGAGCGTAA
- a CDS encoding AI-2E family transporter, whose translation MNDRPNGSGKSRETMEERPARVTEVRRRATHRVKARKTALDLAMIWSVIGIFAILAITAIQLASSVLIPITLAVVVGLILGLAADRLGALGIPSMLSALILTTLFAALIFFIANTLIGPLSDLAANAPAMAEQAIDRILPYLQRIKWLHITSASFRSGPMSMEALIENSSTVLSTVASRVTPAVVQTLIFFAALVLFLGSRHAIRKTMIVAFRDRARRLAAIRTFNAIEQALGFYFATASLLYAVIGISMTIIAWAGGLDMPVLWGFFAFLSSFVPFLGVAAMTTALAIAGLLIHDSLLFGLLPAAAFFAVHMVMENLVTPAVMGRRLEINPFAVFVAIIFWTWLWGAIGAMLAVPLSLIAITITSELLPQNRIQPNLPD comes from the coding sequence ATGAACGACAGGCCGAACGGGTCGGGCAAAAGCCGCGAAACCATGGAGGAGCGACCGGCCCGCGTGACGGAGGTGCGCCGCAGGGCCACGCACCGCGTGAAAGCGCGCAAGACCGCGCTCGATCTTGCCATGATCTGGTCCGTGATCGGCATCTTCGCGATCCTTGCGATAACAGCAATCCAGCTTGCCTCGAGCGTGCTGATTCCGATCACGCTTGCCGTGGTCGTCGGCCTGATCCTCGGGCTTGCGGCGGACCGGCTCGGGGCGCTCGGCATTCCCTCCATGCTGTCCGCGCTCATTCTGACAACGCTGTTTGCGGCGCTGATTTTCTTCATCGCCAACACGCTGATCGGCCCGCTGAGCGACCTTGCCGCCAACGCCCCCGCCATGGCCGAACAGGCCATCGACCGTATCCTGCCCTATCTCCAGCGGATAAAATGGCTGCATATCACCAGCGCCAGCTTCCGCTCCGGCCCGATGTCGATGGAGGCGCTGATCGAAAACAGCAGCACCGTGCTTTCGACGGTCGCATCGCGGGTGACGCCCGCCGTGGTGCAGACGCTGATCTTCTTTGCCGCTCTCGTTCTCTTCCTCGGCAGCCGTCACGCAATCCGCAAGACGATGATCGTCGCTTTCCGCGACCGGGCGCGCAGGCTTGCGGCAATCCGCACCTTCAACGCCATCGAACAGGCGCTCGGCTTCTACTTCGCCACGGCGTCGCTGCTCTACGCCGTGATCGGCATTTCCATGACGATCATCGCATGGGCTGGCGGGCTCGACATGCCGGTGCTCTGGGGTTTCTTCGCCTTCCTGTCGAGCTTCGTTCCGTTCCTCGGCGTCGCCGCGATGACGACGGCGCTGGCGATTGCGGGGCTTCTCATCCATGACAGCCTGCTGTTCGGCCTGCTGCCGGCAGCCGCCTTCTTCGCGGTGCATATGGTGATGGAAAATCTGGTGACGCCGGCGGTGATGGGCCGAAGGCTCGAGATCAATCCCTTCGCCGTCTTCGTCGCCATCATCTTCTGGACGTGGCTTTGGGGTGCCATCGGGGCGATGCTGGCAGTGCCGCTTTCGCTGATCGCCATCACCATTACCAGCGAGTTGCTGCCGCAGAACCGGATTCAGCCGAACCTGCCGGATTGA